A genomic region of Trifolium pratense cultivar HEN17-A07 linkage group LG3, ARS_RC_1.1, whole genome shotgun sequence contains the following coding sequences:
- the LOC123916308 gene encoding probable calcium-binding protein CML27: MATDPTVTKPSSVHLEDIDELKQIFSRFDANGDGKISVTELDNILRSLGSGVPKDQLQRVMEDLDTDHDGFINLSEFASFCRAGSVDGDASELREAFDLYDKDKNGLISATELFQVLNSLGMKCSVEECHNMIKSVDSDGDSNVNFDEFKQMMTTNNSAN; this comes from the coding sequence ATGGCAACCGATCCAACCGTCACCAAACCCTCCTCCGTTCATCTTGAAGACATCGACGAATTGAAACAAATATTCTCTCGCTTTGATGCAAACGGCGATGGCAAGATCTCCGTCACCGAGTTAGACAACATCCTCCGTTCTCTCGGATCCGGCGTACCCAAGGACCAACTTCAGCGCGTCATGGAAGACCTTGACACTGATCACGACGGTTTCATTAACCTCTCTGAGTTTGCTTCCTTCTGCCGCGCCGGCTCCGTTGACGGAGACGCTTCAGAGCTACGCGAGGCATTCGATCTGTACGACAAGGACAAGAATGGCCTCATCTCCGCGACGGAGCTCTTCCAGGTGTTGAATAGCCTCGGAATGAAGTGTTCCGTTGAAGAATGCCACAACATGATCAAATCTGTTGATTCTGACGGTGACAGCAACGTTAACTTTGATGAATTCAAACAGATGATGACGACCAATAACAGTGCCAATTAA